The genomic DNA CCGGTAGATGCCGTCGAGGAGCGAGAACCCGACACCGGCGGACACGAGCGGATCGCTCAACCGGTCTCGCCCGCTGCCCACCGCGCCCACGTCGGTGAATAAACCGATGCGCGCGGCCGCCAGTCCGGTGGCGACCTCCCCTCGGGTGCGCCAGAAGGAGTCACCCGTCAATTCGTTGGTAAGAGTTCCTCGGAAGGATTCGTCTCCGAGGAAGTATCTGCGCTGCATTGGAAGCTGCGCGCCCCATGAGTGTCCGCCGGCGACTTCGATCGCGCCCGCGAGCCTGAATGTGAGAGGGTGGCTGAGCGAGAGAGCGGCCTGGAGGCGAGAGTAGTCGATTTCTCCGGTGGCGGCTTCGCCGTAGAGGCTTCCCGTAACGACGAGTTCGTTCGGATCGAGGCCCGAGAACCACTTCATCGACGCCCGCACCCCGAGGTAGTTTCCGTCGTCGGCCGGAAGCACGGGCGGAAACTCCTTGTCGCCGAACAGCGAACGCAGAGAGAACGTGCTCCCGAGTTCGACAGACGCATGTCGTTCCGCGAATGCGGCCAGAGACCAACTCGTGCGACCTCCGACCTCGTAGCCGGTTTCGATTCCGGCGGCCCGGAAATACTCGCCACGATCGTTGCCGAAGATCAAGCCGCTCAAGGTGGATCCGAAGGTGAACGGGTCGTGGGTGTCCGACATCGTTCTCAGCTCGTGGAACGCCTTGAACGACCACTCGCCCGCCCTGCCTGCTCGTCGGATACCCACAGTGGCGTAGGGTAGCAGGTCACCCGTGCCGATGCGCGCGCTCCCGGTCACCGTCCACAGGGATCCGATCGGCAATTCGGTCGCCGCGCCTAAACTCAATCCCTCGACCCGATTGTACCTGAACAGGTTCCTGTCCAACCCCCAGAAATAGCGTCTCGCGGTGCGTCTCAGTCGGGGGTGCACCAGATCGATATGGCTGGTCAGGGAGCTGACCTCGAACTCCGAGAAAGTGAAGAGCTCGTCATTCCCCACCTGGTTCCCGCTCAATTCGGGGTGGTTCAAGAGCTCCGGCGCGGGTGGGATCATGATGGTGCGGGTCGGACGCAACGTGTCTTCGGCGGGGCGGTCCGCTGCCAGCGAATCCCGGTCCGGACTATCAGGCCCGTAAGTCCGCATCCGCCACCCGAGAGGAGGAGCCTCGGGGGCGGTGGCGGGAACGCCGTCGTTTACGCTGTATTGCGAAAGGCTCCACTCCAAAGTGACGGGGAGCTCGACCAGGCCTACAAAGCGCGCCTCCCCATCGAAGGCGTAGCGACGGGGCAGCCAGTACTCCATCTCATGAAGCGAGTACTCGACCGCCACATAGCTGATCTCCATCTCCAACCTTCCCCGGAGCCAGCCCGGGACTTCCGCCTCGTCGTCCGGCGCGTCCATCCCCATGTTGAAGGGGCGAGCCGGCCTGTACCCGGCCCTGACCAAGGCATCGCTTTCCGAGTCGATCCAGAGCGAGGCGGCGATCAGATTGAAGTCGGTTCGTCGAGGCTCGACCCTGACCTCGAAAAGCACGATATCGCGGAGATCCCCCGGAAGATCCAATTCGAGGGTGTCTCCGGCCAGGTAGCGGTAATGCAGAGGGGCGTCGTCCGCCAAAGGATGGACGACCTCGTCCGACTCGATCCACAGCCTGTCCGCAAACGGATCCAGGTCGAATGCATTGATCTTGTCCTCTTCCAGCAGCTCTTCGGTGAGGTCTTCGGCCATCTCGGTAGACGCTCGCGTCGAAAAATGGTCGCTGTCGGAGACGTGGTCTCCTCTTCTGGTGTCGAGCCCCATGATCGGAGCCGTGGCACGCATGCCTTGCCACTCTATGAGCTCGGAACCGTCGCTGCTCCAGCGGACCCGCCCTATCCTTTCCTGTTCGAAGATTCCGCGTTCGCGCCGAAAGCGGCGTGCGGTCAGACCAACGTACACCCGATGCTTCAGCGTGGCCGCGTACGTGTCCAGCCCGGTCGCGGCGGTGGTCCGTGCCGCCCGGACTCGCCGCATGAGCTCGGCGAGAGCCGGATTCTCGTAGGTGTCCGGCGGTACCTGAACGGAACTGGACGAAGCGGCGCTCTCCTGCGCGCCCGAAGCCGATCCGCCGGGAAGGACGAATAAGGATGAGGTCAGGACCAGGAGGCTGCGGACAGTCGTATCTCTGAGTGACATGCGGCTTTCGACGGTTGGAGTGCGGTCGGATGGCTTCATCGTAGCGTGACGGGCTCCCAACCGTCTTAGGTTTCACGAGCGGTCCGGGCAGACTTCACCCTCCCGCAGTCAACCGACCTGCAAGATAGATGCCGCGGCTCGGTGAGACGAACCCGAATACATCTTCGTACACCTCGTCGAGCAGGTTTTCCGCGCGCACGGTGACGGCGAACCCGGGTCTGCCCCGCTTAGGTGCGACGACATCGAACGATGCGGCCAAGTCGGTGACGACGTAGGCAGGTAGAGTCACGGATTCGGCGGGCCAACCGGTGAAGTCCAGGTCGCGCCGTTCTCCCACCCGCCTGAGGAAGGCGTCCACCCTGAAGGTCGAGGTCAAGTCAAGACCTGCCGTGAGGGCGAGATGGTGTCGGGGTCGGCGGAGGAGAGCCTCGCCTTCGACGAATGCCGCCCCCGGTCCCTCGTCGAATCCTGTGTCGACGGCCTCGGTATCGAGCCAGGTATAGTTGAGCGTGGCGCTTAGAGAGCCGATCTCGAAGTCGCCTTCCAGCTCGATGCCGCGGCTCCGAGCCTCCGCGACGTTGTGGAAATTGGGTTCTTCCGGTGCTGCTGCGCCGGCATACTGGACGAGGTCGCGGTAGCTTTGGTTGAACGCCGTGACCGCAAGCCCTGCCCGACTCGATACCTCCTGCTCCAGGCCGACCTCGTAGGATGTCGAACGTTCGGGTCTGAGATCGGGATTTCCGCGCACGAATCCCGTGGCGTAGCTCTCGTAGAAGGTAGGTTCCTTGATCCCGGTGGCTGCCGAGATCCTGAAGCGGGTACCTGTATCCGTGAGGCGCAGGACTCCACCAGTGCGAAAGCTGGTGGCGGACCCGAAGCGCTCGTTGTCTTCCCGGCGGACACCGGCGTCGAGTGAAAATCCGCTTACCGGGTAGGACAGCTGTCCGTAAAGCGCCCGGTTGTCACGTCGATGGGAGCTTCCACCTCCGCTGCTCCCGAACTCGGAGAGCGACTCGTTGAAGCTGCGCATCGACTGCCTCTCGAACTCGACACCCGCCGCCAGAACTCCCGCGAACCGGTAGACCGCACGTACGTCGGCTGAGGCGCGACGGGTATTGTCGAGACTCGAGTAGCCGTAGAATCCGAGGGTGTCGGCGCCGTCGTCGGGGGCGTCGTCGCTGCCGCGATCGGATTCGTTCAAGCCCAACAGCACCTGAGTCGAGAAGGAATCGGTCCAGCGCCTGGTCGCTTCGAGCCCCAATGAGAGAACGTCGCCGAAAGTGAAGGCGTTTCGGTCGGTGAGTCGCCCGGCGCCGTCGGTGGGGAAGTGGAAGGTGTGGTCGTGGTACCGCAGCGATACCGAAGCGTCGGTTCGGGGATCCGGCGTGATCCGCACGCTGCCGCTTAGAGTGGTTTGAGAGTGTTCGTTGTTGTATGCGAGGATGCCGTCGGTGCGAGAGCCTCCGACCGCCAGGCTGTACGAGACCGCTTCGGAGCTCCCCGAAAAGCGGTTCTGCCACCTGAGCGAGCCGAAGCTGCCGCCGCCGAAGTCGAGCTCGTACCTGGCTGGGCCTGCGCCGCGCCGGGTGATCACATGCACGACGCCCGAAACGGCGTCCGAGCCGAAGAGCGCCGAGCCCGGTCCTCGCAGAATCTCGATCCGCTCGACGTTGTGCACGGTGAGATGACTCAGATCAAAACCGCCGCCCGGTTCGTTGACCTGTACGCCGTCGACGAGAACTTGAACGTGATCGGACTCGCCGCCGCGGAGAAAGAGCGAGGCCACGCCGCCGAAGGAGCCGTTTCTAGCCACGGCCATGCCGGAAACTCGGCGGAGCGCGTCTCCGAGAAAGAGGTCGCCGGCCCGGCGCAGGTCGGCGGAGGTGATGACGGTGGTGTGGTTCGGGACCGTCCATGCCGCCTGTTCCCAGCGGTTGGCGGTGACCACGATGGTGTCGAGCAGGACTGGTTCCGGGCCGACCCAGGTCGAGTCCTGCGCTCGAACGGGCGCGGAGTAGAGAACGGTCGAGAGGGAGACCGCAGCGAGAGCCGCGGCCGAAGCGGAGCGGAAGAACATGAATCGATCTCCTGTTCCCCGCGAAGAACGGAGCGCATCCGCCGGACTCGAGTCCTTGCCGCGGAGCCCCCGCCTCCCCGCGGAGGCGTGAACGGGCACCGAAGGAGCTCGTCTCCTGGCTCGAGGCCGTCATTGCTTGCCTTCCCGGATTCTCCGGTGGCTTGTCAGCCGACGTTTCGGGTTTCTTCCCGAACCTCTTACAGTGGCGGGGCCGCGCCGGCATTTCACCGGCTTCCGTGCACGCCTTCGGTAATGGATTGTGCGGGGAATATAACCGCGAGCCGAAATTCGCGGGGGGTAGCTCGCCCCTCCTCGCTCGTCGCAATCCGCGAGCGAAGGGTCCGCCGACACGTCAACTTCGCGTAGGCTCCGGCACCACGTGGCAGCTCCGGCAACGCGCCTCGTAGGACCCGGTTCCCGCCACAAGAACGACCGGCCCGTCGGCCGGGGCCGGTTCTCCGCCGATCAGGCGTTGGTTGCGTGTGGCGCGTCCGCCGCACACCAGGCAGATGGCTGAGAGCTTGTCGATGCGTTCGGCTCGGGTCAGCAGCTCGCCGATCGAACCGAAGGGTTCGCCGCGGAAGTCCATGTCGGTGCCGGAGAGGATCACGCGCACCCCGGCGTCGGCCAGGGCGGTGGCGACCGCGCAGATGCCGTCATCCAGAAACTGCACCTCGTCGAAGGCGACAACGTCGGTCTCCCGCTGAACCTTCTCAGCGAGTTGCTCCGATTTCGAGACCGGCTCGGCGGAGACCTGGCTTCCGTTGTGAGAGGAGACGAAGAACCGACCGCCGTAGCGGTCGTCGAGATGCGACTTGAAGAGCTGGACCCGCCGTCCGGCAATGAGTGCACGTCGGACTCGGCGGATCAGTTCCTCCGTCTTGCCGCTGAACATCACGCCGGTGATGACCTCGATCCGGCCGCGTCCACCGTTCATCCGATTCGTGTCGGTCCTTGCCTCGGATGTTCGATCAGCAGGAGCCACCGGGCTTCCCGCTCGCCCCACCGCGTCGCTAGCTCCAGCAGCACGTTCATTTCAGCTTCCTTGCCTTCGGTCAACTTCCGAGACTCGTCCTCTCGCTCCGCCAGCCCGTGACGGTCGCCGAACACCTGCGTCATCCACCTGGACTTCTCCAGGAGTTCCCGCGCCCCGAGGCACTCGGCCAAGGCCGGCAGGACGACGGATTCACGGATCCGAATTCGACTCGGACGATCCCGCTAGATTCCCGAAACCTAACCTCCTCCGGCTCACGCGGCTTGCCGGATGTTGCCCGGCATTCTAGCATACGCTGGCGTCCGGACCGCTTTACCGGGGCCACGCCCAACTGAACGACGCAACCCCGGGCTCACGGACCAGCCTGTCCACGGATCCGGCCGACTCCCGTAATCAATTTGAGGGAATCCCGGTCAGCCCGCCCCCGCACTCCATCCGATCGACCAGATGAAGATCTCCGCCAGCGCCGCACTCACGCTCGTCCTCGCCGTCCACATCCCGTCGAGCCCGCTCGAGGCTGAAACGACGGTCCGCCAAGAGATCCCGACGCCCCGAAGCCACTTCGGATTCGACCCGGGCGAGACTGGCAAGCTCGCCGACTGGACGCAACTGGTCGGCTACTACGAGGCCCTCGCCGAGGCGTCTCCGCGGGTCGCCTTCGAGGTCCTCGGAGAGACCGTCACCGGAAACCCCTTCGTGATGCTCACCATCACGAGCCCCGAGAATCACGCGAGGATCGACGAGCTGCGGGAGATCCAGCACAAGCTCGCGGATCCGCGCACCATCGGGAGCGAAGCCGAACTCGAGCGGCTGCTGGGCGAGGGGAGAACCGTGGCGATGGTCACTCACGGCATCCACGCGACCGAGGTAGGGAGCAGCCAGGGAGCTGCGACCCTGGCCTACACCATGGCCTCATCGAACGAAGAACGGATCACGGACATTCTCGACAAAGTCGTCTTCCTCCAGATTCCCTCTCTCAATCCCGACGGCTTGCAATGGGTGAACACCTGGTACAACGAGCATGCCGGGACCGAGTTCGATGCCGCGCCTCTGCCTTGGCTCTACCAGTTCTACGTGGGCCACGACAACAATCGCGACTGGTACGCCTTCACCCAGAACGAGACCGTCATGACGGTCTCGGCGCAGAACCGCTGGCATCCGCACATCGTGCACGACATCCATCAGATGGGCTCGACCGGGGCGCGCATCTTCTTTCCGCCCTTCATCGACCCCTGGGAACCCAACATCGACCCGGCGCTCACTACCGCGGTGAACCAGCTCGGCACATGGATGGCCGCCGAACTCACCGCTCAGGGCAAGAAGGGAGTGGTGGTCAACGCGCAATACGACGCCTACACGCCGGCTCGCGCCTACATGCACTATCACGGCGGGGCTCGAATACTCTCGGAGACCGCTTCCGCCCGTCTGGCGAGCCCCATCCACGTTCCGCCCGAAACGCTCGGGCCCGGCAGAGGTTTCAACGCCGCGCAACGGAGCTGGAACTTCCCCAACCCGTGGCCAGGTGGCGATTGGACGCTGCCGGAGATCGTGGAATATCAGGTGTCCGGCGCCCTGGCGCTGCTCACCAACGCAGCTCGCAACCGCGAATTCTGGCTTAGGAACTTCCACGGGGTGACCAGCCGAGCGGTCGCCAAGTGGAACGAGTGGCCCGAAGCGTGGATCATTCCCGGCGGCCAGGGAAATCCCACGGGGCTGGCCTACGCGCTGAGGTCGCTGGTGCTCGCCGATGTCGAGGTGGGAAGCGCACAGGACGACTTCACGGTCGGAGGCGCTTCGTTTCCCGCAGGAAGCTACACGATCTCCATGCGCCAGCCCTGGGCCGGGTTCGCCAACTCGATGCTCGAGGTGCAGGAGTATCCCGACATGTTTCTCTATCCAGGCGGCCCCCCTCTCCGTCCCTACGACGTGACCGGGCACACCTTCGGATTTCTCATGGACTTCGAAGCCGTGCCGGTCGACGAAGCTCCCCAGGTCGAGACGACCGTGATCACCGACCCGCCCGACTTCGATTTCCGCCTTCCCGAACACCTCGTCGGAAGCGGAGCGCCGAGGATCGCCGTCTACAAGTCCTGGCGGGAGCCCATGCCTGCCGGATGGCAGCGCTGGGTATTCGATCAGCACGAGCTCGTGTACGACACCCTGCACGACGCCGAAATCAGGGAGGGTGATCTCGCGGACTACGACGTCTTCGTGCTCCAGACTCAGAGCGCGCAGTCGATCGCCAACGGCTTCCCGGAGGGCGTGCTGCCGCGCGAGTACACCGGCGGTCTGGGTCCGGATGGCGTCGCCCAGGTCAGGAGTTGGGTCGAGGGCGGCGGAAGGCTGGTGGCCGTCGAGACCGCGACCGAGTTCGTCATCGACCTCTTCGACCTAGATATCGGCAACAAGGTCGCCGGTCTGAGCAACAACGACTTCTACATACCGGGCTCCATCCTGAAGCTGGATCTGATGCCGGGCTCCGAGATCGCCGATGGAATGGGCGACGAGACCATCGCTTGGTACTGGCGCACGAGCCGGGCGTTCGCGTTGGGAAACGGCGGGGACGCGCGAGCGACGGTGCATGCGCGCTACGGGGACGCCGACGAACTCGTGCTCTCCGGGTGGGTGCTCGGCGGCGAACAGGTCGCCGGCGAACCGGCCATCGTCTCGGCCGAGGTAGGTGAAGGTTCGGTGATTCTCTTCGGTTTCCAGCCCAATTACCGGGCTCAGACCGTCGCGACTTGGCCGCTCCTCTTCAATTCGCTTCGATAGACGAACCGGACCGCGATGACCACCTGTCAGACATGCGGCGGGCGAGCGGAGGGCAACTTCTGCCATAGGTGCGGGAAGCCGTTGAATCGAAACTGCGTCTGCGGTGCGGAACTTCCTCCGGGAGCGCGGTTCTGCAGCCAATGCGGTGCGCAGGCCCACCGGGGGGCCGATCAGGGAATCGAGGGCGGGCGCGCCTCCCGGAGTCGGACCGGGACTCTTGCCGGGGATTCGGTGCGCTCCGGACGGGGGGAGCGCTCCAGGCGTTCGGCCGACCATCCCGATGCCCGGCGCCGGGAACGCCGACAGAGGATCCTCCTCACCGCGGGGAGCCTGGCGATGGTAGGGGTCATCGCGATACTCGGTGTGAGGATGGCCGCGCGCGGAGGCACCGACAGCCAGCCGCAGCCGGCCGGTCCCGCGGTCCCCGCCGGCGGAAGCGGCACGAGCGCGAACCCGCCCGACCTGTCGACCATGACCGAGCTGGAAGCTGCCGACCGGCTCTTCAACCGGGTCATGACCGCAGTCGCCGCCGCAGACACGGCAGAGGTGGAAAGGTTCGCCCCCATGGCGATCGCGGCCTACGATCTCGCCGGCCCGCTCGATGCCGACGGCCTCTTTCACGTCGCCCTGATCGAACACGCCGTAGGCATGGTGCACGAAGCTCTGGCGACCGCCGAGGGCATACTCGAAGACGAACCCGACAACCTGCTCGGCCTCTACGCCGTGATCGTGTCCGCCCACGACGCCGGAGACGTCGTCAGGGCGAGAGAGGCTCTGCAACACCTGTCGCAGGTCTACGAACGCGAGATGGCTACCGGCAAACCGGACTACGTCGAACACCGGGCGATCACGCTGACGATGGTGGAGGACCTCACCGCGATCCTGGACGGGTCGGGAGAGGGCTTGGCATACTCCGAAGCGAAACCGACAGCTACCGAAGCGAAACCGGACGGCTTCAGGGCGGTCTCCGGCGAGCCCGGAAGGAGCTGAACCGCGATGGCTCTCGCTCCCGTCACGATCGCCGCGCTGATCACGCTCTGCGCCTTCTTAGCGTTCTGGCTCGAAAGCAGGGTGCCCGCCATCTCGAAGATGGGCTCGTCGCTGATCGCCCTGGTTCTGGGAGCCGCTCTTTCGAACACGGGCGTACTTCCAGCCGAATCCCCGGTCTACGACGTGATCGCGGGTCCGGTGACTCTTCTGGCGATAGCCTGGCTCCTTTTGGCGGTGAACCTTCGCGACCTGAAGCTGGCGGGGGGACGCATGCTGGGAGCTTTCGGGATCGCGGTGTTGGGAACCGTTCTGGGAGCTTTCTTCGGCGCGTTCGTATTCGCCGACGCGCTCGGGGACGACGCGTGGAGACTAGCCGGAACCCTGACCGGCACTTATTCCGGCGGCTCCCTCAACTTTACCGCCGTGGGCAGGGCGGTCGAACTGCCGGCCGCGATCTTCCTCGGCGCCAACGCCTCCGACGCCATGCTGACCGGTCTCTGGCTGGGGGTGACCATCCTTCTGCCCGGGGTCATCGGTCGCTTTTACCCGGCGTATGGAACACGAGGCGGCGGAGCCGACGGCGAAGGACCCGTCGCGGGCGTTGCCACCTCAACGGATGGCGAGGTCGAACCGAGCTCTCCGGCCACTCCGGCCAACGACCACCCTTTCTTCCGACAGGCTTCGCTCTCCGCGCTCGACCTAGCTCGTACCTGCGCCCTCGGCATCGCCCTCCTGGCGCTTGCGGAGATTATCACCGGAGGGCTTGCCGCGCTGGAGGGCGACGGCAGGCTGGTCACGCTTCTTCGCTCGGTACCTTCGGTGCTATGGCTCACAACGCTCGCCTTGGTGGCAGGCCACGTCCCCGCCACCCGTCGCCCGCCCGGAGCGATGGTGCTCGGATCGTTCGCCCTTCACCTCTTCTTCGTCCTCATCGGCGTCTGGTCGCGCTTCACCGACATCGTGGAGGTAGGGCCGGCGGTGTTCCTCTACACTTTGCTGGTGATCGCGGTGCACGGAGCGTTCGTCTTCGGCGTGGGCAGGCTCGTCCGCCTCGACATCGCGTCGCTGGCGGTGGGTTCGCAGGCTGCGGTCGGAGGCCCGGCGAGCGCGGTGGCGATCGCCGTCGCCAGACGCTGGCCGGCTCTGGTGCTCCCGGGCATCGTCGTCGGCCTTCTGGGCTATGCCGCCGGGACCTACCTAGGCCTCGCCGTGGCGGCACTGACTCGGGTAAGTCTGTAAGAACCGCGCCAAGTAGGCTATCTTGATGGCTATGGCTGCTCCAACCACCCGATCCGGCAACGGTTCGTCATACGGCTACGCCCCTTCCGGCAAGGACACCGGCGTTGTACGCTCTAAGGGACGTCCCCAGATACGAGCGCACGAAGGCCTCGCTCTCGTCGGGGCCCGCGACCGCAAGCCCTCGTGGCTCAAGGTCCGTTCCCCCGGTGGGCCGAAATACCTCCGCATCAAGGAGCTCATGCGCTCCGAAGGCCTGCACACGGTGTGCGAGGAAGCGGGCTGCCCGAACATCGGCGAGTGCTGGGAGTCGGGCACCGCGACCTTCATGATATTGGGCGACGTCTGCACTCGCGCGTGCAAGTACTGCGGGGTGGCCCACGGGTTGCCGACGGAGCTCGATCTCGACGAACCTCGACGGGTCGCGGAGACCGTGAAGAGGATGGGACTCGAACACGCGGTCGTCACCAGCGTCAACCGGGACGAACTTCGAGACGGCGGAGCCTCGGTATACGCCGATCTCATCCGACGAATCCACGACACCGTGCCGGGATGCTCCGTCGAGGTCCTGATTCCGGACTTCAAGGGAGACGAGGAGGCGCTCAGAACGGTGGTGGAGGCGAAGCCCGAGATTCTGGGGCACAACCTGGAGACGGTGGAACGTCTGCACCCTGACGTGCGTCCCGGCGGTCGATACTGGCGATCGATCTCGTTTCTCGGAGCCGTAAAGAAAATCGATCCGGGGATGCTGACCAAGACCTCGATCATCCTCGGGATGGGGGAGCGCCGGCACGAAATAGAGAAGGCGATGGCCGATCTGCGCGAGGCTGCGGTGGACATACTCACCTTCGGCCAGTACCTGCGCCCTTCGCTGATGCATATTCCGGTGGCGCGCTGGGTCACGCCCACGGAGTTCGCGGAGCTGAAACGAGTGGGCGAAAACGTCTACGGTTTCAGCCACGTCGAGTCCGGCCCCCTGGTGCGTTCGAGCTACCATGCGAAGGAACAGGCGCGGGAGGTCGCGGCCGGAGGGCCGGGCCGCATTCAAGACGTAATCGAAGCCGATGTGCGAGCGCCCGCCGAGGTCGAGTTCAACCTCGTCCAGATCCAGGCGGGTCGTCCCGGAAGGTCGTCGGGACGCGGCGCGGCGGTCGGTGGAGCCTGAGAACGATGGAGAAGCGGTGAGCACACTTGCAACCGAAGCCGAGCTCAGCGAAGTGGCGCGCAACGGTCGTCCGGGCGCAGACCCTCTCGAGAGCCGGGGGATCGCGCCCGAGCTGGCGTTGGAGCTGATGGCCGACATGCTCCTCTACCGACGCTTCGAGGAGAAGGTGGAAGAGGCTTATGCCATCGGCCGGATCGGCGGATTCTGCCACCTCCACATCGGCCAGGAAGCCGCTGCGGCAGGCGCGATCAAGCCGTTGCGACACGAAGACTACGTCGTCACCGCCTATCGCGAGCACACTCAGGCCATCGCCAAGGGAGCCTCGCCCGACGCCGTCATGGCGGAGCTCTACGGGCGTGCCGACGGCACCTCCGGCGGCAAAGGCGGTTCCATGCACATATTCGATGTGAAGAACCGTTTTCTGGGCGGCCACGGCATCGTGGGAGGGCAGATCGCTCTGGGAACGGGCGTGGCATGGAAGATCCACTACAACGAGGAGGACTCGGTGGTCCTCGTGTTCATGGGAGACGCCGCTGTGAACCAGGGCGCCTTTCACGAGTCGCTCAACCTCGCGGCGATCTGGCAGCTCCCGGCCATCTACGTG from Gemmatimonadota bacterium includes the following:
- a CDS encoding TonB-dependent receptor codes for the protein MFFRSASAAALAAVSLSTVLYSAPVRAQDSTWVGPEPVLLDTIVVTANRWEQAAWTVPNHTTVITSADLRRAGDLFLGDALRRVSGMAVARNGSFGGVASLFLRGGESDHVQVLVDGVQVNEPGGGFDLSHLTVHNVERIEILRGPGSALFGSDAVSGVVHVITRRGAGPARYELDFGGGSFGSLRWQNRFSGSSEAVSYSLAVGGSRTDGILAYNNEHSQTTLSGSVRITPDPRTDASVSLRYHDHTFHFPTDGAGRLTDRNAFTFGDVLSLGLEATRRWTDSFSTQVLLGLNESDRGSDDAPDDGADTLGFYGYSSLDNTRRASADVRAVYRFAGVLAAGVEFERQSMRSFNESLSEFGSSGGGSSHRRDNRALYGQLSYPVSGFSLDAGVRREDNERFGSATSFRTGGVLRLTDTGTRFRISAATGIKEPTFYESYATGFVRGNPDLRPERSTSYEVGLEQEVSSRAGLAVTAFNQSYRDLVQYAGAAAPEEPNFHNVAEARSRGIELEGDFEIGSLSATLNYTWLDTEAVDTGFDEGPGAAFVEGEALLRRPRHHLALTAGLDLTSTFRVDAFLRRVGERRDLDFTGWPAESVTLPAYVVTDLAASFDVVAPKRGRPGFAVTVRAENLLDEVYEDVFGFVSPSRGIYLAGRLTAGG
- a CDS encoding thymidine kinase; its protein translation is MNGGRGRIEVITGVMFSGKTEELIRRVRRALIAGRRVQLFKSHLDDRYGGRFFVSSHNGSQVSAEPVSKSEQLAEKVQRETDVVAFDEVQFLDDGICAVATALADAGVRVILSGTDMDFRGEPFGSIGELLTRAERIDKLSAICLVCGGRATRNQRLIGGEPAPADGPVVLVAGTGSYEARCRSCHVVPEPTRS
- a CDS encoding zinc-ribbon domain-containing protein, with the translated sequence MNRNCVCGAELPPGARFCSQCGAQAHRGADQGIEGGRASRSRTGTLAGDSVRSGRGERSRRSADHPDARRRERRQRILLTAGSLAMVGVIAILGVRMAARGGTDSQPQPAGPAVPAGGSGTSANPPDLSTMTELEAADRLFNRVMTAVAAADTAEVERFAPMAIAAYDLAGPLDADGLFHVALIEHAVGMVHEALATAEGILEDEPDNLLGLYAVIVSAHDAGDVVRAREALQHLSQVYEREMATGKPDYVEHRAITLTMVEDLTAILDGSGEGLAYSEAKPTATEAKPDGFRAVSGEPGRS
- a CDS encoding DUF819 family protein yields the protein MALAPVTIAALITLCAFLAFWLESRVPAISKMGSSLIALVLGAALSNTGVLPAESPVYDVIAGPVTLLAIAWLLLAVNLRDLKLAGGRMLGAFGIAVLGTVLGAFFGAFVFADALGDDAWRLAGTLTGTYSGGSLNFTAVGRAVELPAAIFLGANASDAMLTGLWLGVTILLPGVIGRFYPAYGTRGGGADGEGPVAGVATSTDGEVEPSSPATPANDHPFFRQASLSALDLARTCALGIALLALAEIITGGLAALEGDGRLVTLLRSVPSVLWLTTLALVAGHVPATRRPPGAMVLGSFALHLFFVLIGVWSRFTDIVEVGPAVFLYTLLVIAVHGAFVFGVGRLVRLDIASLAVGSQAAVGGPASAVAIAVARRWPALVLPGIVVGLLGYAAGTYLGLAVAALTRVSL
- the lipA gene encoding lipoyl synthase; its protein translation is MAAPTTRSGNGSSYGYAPSGKDTGVVRSKGRPQIRAHEGLALVGARDRKPSWLKVRSPGGPKYLRIKELMRSEGLHTVCEEAGCPNIGECWESGTATFMILGDVCTRACKYCGVAHGLPTELDLDEPRRVAETVKRMGLEHAVVTSVNRDELRDGGASVYADLIRRIHDTVPGCSVEVLIPDFKGDEEALRTVVEAKPEILGHNLETVERLHPDVRPGGRYWRSISFLGAVKKIDPGMLTKTSIILGMGERRHEIEKAMADLREAAVDILTFGQYLRPSLMHIPVARWVTPTEFAELKRVGENVYGFSHVESGPLVRSSYHAKEQAREVAAGGPGRIQDVIEADVRAPAEVEFNLVQIQAGRPGRSSGRGAAVGGA